One Malania oleifera isolate guangnan ecotype guangnan chromosome 10, ASM2987363v1, whole genome shotgun sequence genomic region harbors:
- the LOC131165798 gene encoding anaphase-promoting complex subunit 13 yields MAELSMGMLIDIVDEEWMRDTLPHDDLPLPPVAVVRADDTEDSNEETQTINGDAWHDLALGSQ; encoded by the exons ATGGCAGAGCTAAGCATGGGAATGTTGATAGATATTGTGGATGAGGAATGGATGAGAGATACTCTCCCACATGACG ATCTTCCTTTGCCGCCAGTAGCTGTTGTTCGGGCAGATGATACAGAAGACTCTA ATGAAGAGACTCAAACAATCAATGGAGATGCTTGGCATGATCTTGCGTTGGGATCCCAGTAA